A region from the Tahibacter amnicola genome encodes:
- the ggt gene encoding gamma-glutamyltransferase, with translation MIVRSPLVILALSCLTFAADAAERPGKAAIASAHVLATEAGFEVLAQGGNAFDAAVAVSAALSVVEPQSSGIGGGGFFLLRRVSDGKEVMVDARETAPAQTDPKQFLDTKGELDRDKSVNGALAAGIPGQPAALVFVAENYGKLPLKKSLAPAIRIAREGFAPDARSLMFLGLRKDAIARDPGASALFLPGGQLPTAGWVLKNPDLASTLERIARDGNKGFYEGEPAQRLVDGVKKAGGTWTLEDLKTYTVKEREPLVLQYRGHRVVTAPPPSSGGIALAEMLNILQGYDLAKLDRVHRTHLIVESMRRAYRDRAEYLGDPDFVKMPVAELTSPLYAAGLRASIHPEKATPSANLPGFMAPVQGTDTSHFSIIDADGNLAAVTQTVNLPFGAATVVPGTGFVLNNQMDDFALKAGAPNAYGLVGGDANAPKPGRRPLSSMTPTFVIGKDRTLVIGTPGGSRIITMVLEGILAWFDGDSPATFVGNKRFHHQYLPDVISAEAEAFSKDERKALEGMGHVVSDGERPWGYMNAVDWNHGTNELRGGSDPRGVSGKALVK, from the coding sequence GTGATAGTCCGTTCCCCACTCGTCATCCTTGCGCTGTCGTGCCTGACCTTCGCCGCGGATGCCGCGGAACGGCCCGGCAAGGCCGCTATTGCCAGTGCTCATGTCCTTGCGACGGAGGCCGGCTTCGAAGTGCTGGCGCAGGGCGGCAATGCGTTTGACGCCGCAGTCGCGGTCAGCGCAGCCCTCTCGGTCGTTGAACCGCAGAGCTCCGGCATCGGCGGCGGCGGGTTTTTCCTGCTGCGTCGCGTCTCCGACGGCAAGGAAGTGATGGTCGATGCGCGCGAAACCGCGCCGGCACAGACCGACCCGAAGCAATTCCTGGATACAAAAGGCGAGCTGGATCGCGACAAGTCCGTCAACGGCGCACTGGCGGCCGGCATTCCAGGCCAGCCCGCCGCGCTGGTGTTCGTGGCGGAAAACTACGGCAAGCTGCCGCTGAAAAAATCGCTTGCACCGGCGATCCGGATCGCCCGCGAAGGCTTTGCGCCCGACGCGCGCAGCCTGATGTTCCTGGGCCTGCGCAAAGATGCGATCGCGCGCGATCCGGGTGCTTCCGCGCTGTTCCTGCCCGGCGGCCAATTGCCCACGGCCGGCTGGGTGCTGAAAAACCCGGACCTGGCCAGCACCCTGGAACGGATTGCCCGCGACGGCAACAAGGGGTTCTACGAGGGCGAACCCGCACAGCGCTTGGTGGATGGCGTGAAAAAAGCCGGCGGCACCTGGACGCTGGAGGATCTGAAAACCTACACCGTGAAGGAGCGCGAACCGCTGGTGCTGCAGTACCGCGGCCATCGCGTCGTCACGGCGCCGCCGCCGTCCTCGGGCGGCATCGCGCTGGCGGAGATGCTCAACATCCTGCAAGGGTACGACCTGGCCAAGCTCGATCGCGTGCACCGGACGCATCTGATCGTTGAATCGATGCGTCGCGCCTACCGCGACCGCGCCGAATACCTGGGCGATCCGGATTTCGTGAAAATGCCCGTCGCCGAGCTAACCAGTCCGCTCTATGCCGCGGGCCTGCGCGCGTCGATCCATCCGGAAAAAGCCACGCCCAGTGCGAACCTGCCGGGCTTCATGGCGCCGGTCCAGGGCACTGATACCAGCCATTTCTCCATCATCGATGCTGACGGCAACCTCGCCGCGGTGACCCAGACGGTCAATCTCCCGTTTGGCGCAGCGACCGTCGTTCCCGGTACCGGCTTCGTGCTCAACAACCAGATGGATGACTTCGCCCTCAAGGCCGGCGCACCCAATGCGTATGGTCTGGTCGGCGGCGACGCCAATGCACCCAAGCCGGGGCGTCGGCCGTTGTCGTCGATGACGCCGACTTTCGTGATTGGCAAGGACCGCACCCTGGTCATTGGCACGCCGGGCGGCAGTCGCATCATCACGATGGTGCTCGAAGGCATTCTGGCGTGGTTCGATGGTGACAGCCCCGCCACGTTCGTGGGCAACAAGCGGTTCCACCACCAATATCTGCCGGATGTCATCTCCGCCGAGGCCGAGGCCTTCTCCAAAGACGAGCGCAAGGCCCTCGAAGGCATGGGACACGTGGTCAGTGACGGCGAACGCCCGTGGGGTTACATGAATGCCGTGGACTGGAACCATGGCACCAACGAGCTGCGCGGCGGCAGCGATCCGCGTGGTGTATCGGGCAAGGCGCTGGTGAAATAA
- a CDS encoding YfhL family 4Fe-4S dicluster ferredoxin: MALKITDLCVNCDVCEPVCPNSAISMGPEIYEIAPNRCTECVGHYDVPQCIEVCPVECIFVDPDHTESREKLLEKYVELTKKE; this comes from the coding sequence ATGGCCCTCAAAATCACTGACCTGTGCGTCAACTGCGACGTCTGCGAACCGGTCTGTCCAAACTCTGCGATCTCGATGGGCCCCGAGATCTACGAAATCGCGCCGAACCGCTGTACGGAGTGCGTCGGCCACTACGACGTTCCCCAGTGCATCGAGGTGTGTCCGGTCGAGTGCATCTTTGTCGATCCGGACCACACGGAAAGTCGCGAGAAACTGCTTGAGAAGTACGTCGAGCTGACGAAAAAGGAGTAG
- the coaD gene encoding pantetheine-phosphate adenylyltransferase, with protein sequence MSRIAVYPGTFDPITNGHIDLVSRAAPLFDRIVVGVADSTSKGPSFRLDERITLARLALAGLPNVEVRGFSVLLADFVREVGATVILRGLRAVSDFEYEFQLASMNRHLIPAAETLFLTPAEQYSFISSSLVREIARLGGDVSGFVHPAVQQALRQRWRNS encoded by the coding sequence ATGTCGCGCATCGCTGTCTATCCCGGAACCTTCGACCCGATCACCAACGGTCATATCGACCTGGTCAGCCGCGCGGCGCCGCTGTTTGACCGCATCGTCGTGGGCGTGGCCGACAGCACCAGCAAGGGTCCCAGCTTCCGTCTGGACGAACGCATCACGCTGGCGCGACTGGCGCTGGCCGGCCTGCCGAACGTCGAGGTGCGCGGGTTTTCGGTGCTGCTGGCCGATTTCGTGCGGGAAGTCGGCGCGACGGTGATCCTGCGTGGCCTGCGCGCAGTATCGGATTTCGAATACGAATTCCAGCTCGCCAGCATGAACCGCCATCTCATTCCCGCGGCCGAGACGCTGTTTCTGACCCCGGCTGAGCAATACAGCTTCATTTCCTCTTCGCTGGTGCGCGAGATCGCGCGTCTGGGCGGCGACGTGTCCGGGTTCGTGCATCCGGCCGTGCAGCAGGCGTTGCGTCAGCGCTGGCGAAATTCCTGA
- the rsmD gene encoding 16S rRNA (guanine(966)-N(2))-methyltransferase RsmD: MHPACYHRRYPALFSNADLPPNSSGKVRIIGGTLRNSRLDVPLRPGLRPTTDRVRETLFNWLMGPVGGARCLDLFAGTGALGIEALSRHAREVVFVERDPALAAALRGNLERLRQSAGRVVVGDALGALAGESGPFDIVFLDPPFDLLLWDPVIERLESGGYLAPHALIYVESPIGVTPAVPPGWMLHREGKAGEVRYALYRRGTAMP, encoded by the coding sequence ATGCATCCCGCATGCTACCACCGACGCTACCCGGCGCTGTTTTCCAATGCGGACCTCCCCCCAAATTCCTCCGGCAAGGTCCGGATCATCGGCGGCACCCTGCGCAACTCCCGGCTGGATGTACCACTTCGCCCCGGCCTGCGCCCGACCACCGACCGCGTCCGCGAGACCCTGTTCAACTGGCTGATGGGCCCGGTCGGCGGTGCGCGCTGCCTGGATCTGTTTGCCGGCACCGGTGCGCTGGGGATCGAAGCCCTCTCCCGGCACGCCCGGGAAGTCGTCTTTGTCGAGCGCGACCCGGCGCTGGCCGCCGCCTTGCGCGGCAACCTGGAGCGGCTGCGGCAGAGCGCCGGGCGCGTTGTCGTGGGCGATGCCCTGGGGGCGCTGGCGGGCGAGTCCGGACCCTTCGACATCGTATTTCTCGACCCGCCATTCGACCTTTTGCTATGGGATCCGGTGATCGAGCGGCTCGAGTCCGGCGGGTACCTGGCGCCGCACGCGTTGATCTACGTCGAATCGCCGATCGGCGTCACGCCGGCGGTGCCGCCCGGGTGGATGTTGCATCGCGAAGGCAAAGCGGGGGAGGTGCGCTACGCGCTCTATCGCCGCGGCACGGCCATGCCGTAA
- the ftsY gene encoding signal recognition particle-docking protein FtsY, with the protein MFKFWKKKTPVPEVAAEPPATENAAIAPETPAISPLPATPVEPVPPVVEATPEPVSEPMLPVAADEVPSAGTATGKKSWRERLAGSAFARNLGALFSRKPKLDEALLEELETTLITADVGIAASTELVENLRKRVNRREFDDAGQLLTALREALLALLAPVAQPLQIVAEQKPFVLLMVGVNGVGKTTTIGKLARRFQKERRQVMLAAGDTFRAAAVEQLKTWGERNQVPVVSQGSGSDAASVIFDALQSARSRELDILIADTAGRLHTQTGLMDELGKIRRVLGKLDASAPHEVLLVIDGTTGQNAINQVRQFRAAIGVTGLVVTKLDGTAKGGVVFALAKEFGLPIRYVGLGETLDDLRVFDAAAFVDGLLPERFSG; encoded by the coding sequence ATGTTCAAGTTCTGGAAGAAGAAAACGCCGGTTCCGGAAGTGGCTGCCGAGCCACCCGCGACCGAGAATGCGGCGATCGCACCGGAAACCCCGGCGATCTCCCCGCTTCCCGCCACTCCCGTCGAGCCGGTGCCACCGGTGGTCGAAGCCACCCCGGAGCCCGTGTCGGAGCCGATGCTGCCCGTCGCCGCCGACGAGGTGCCTTCGGCAGGTACCGCGACGGGTAAGAAAAGCTGGCGCGAACGGCTGGCCGGCAGCGCCTTCGCGCGCAACCTCGGCGCACTGTTTTCGCGCAAGCCCAAGCTCGACGAAGCGCTGCTGGAAGAGCTGGAAACGACCCTGATCACCGCCGACGTCGGCATCGCCGCCAGCACTGAACTGGTCGAAAACCTGCGCAAGCGCGTCAATCGGCGTGAGTTCGACGACGCCGGACAGTTGCTGACTGCCCTGCGCGAAGCGCTGCTGGCGCTGCTGGCGCCCGTCGCGCAACCGCTGCAGATCGTCGCGGAGCAGAAACCTTTCGTCCTGCTGATGGTGGGCGTGAACGGCGTCGGCAAGACAACCACCATCGGCAAGCTCGCACGCCGGTTCCAGAAGGAACGGCGCCAGGTCATGCTCGCGGCCGGCGACACCTTCCGCGCGGCGGCGGTGGAGCAGCTCAAGACCTGGGGCGAGCGCAACCAGGTGCCCGTGGTGTCGCAGGGTTCGGGCTCGGATGCGGCCAGCGTGATTTTCGACGCCCTGCAGTCCGCACGCTCCAGGGAACTGGACATCCTGATCGCCGACACCGCCGGTCGCCTGCACACCCAGACCGGATTGATGGACGAGCTGGGCAAGATCCGCCGCGTACTGGGCAAGCTCGACGCCAGTGCGCCGCACGAAGTACTGCTGGTCATCGACGGCACCACCGGACAGAACGCGATCAACCAGGTGCGCCAGTTCCGCGCGGCGATCGGCGTCACCGGGCTCGTGGTCACCAAGCTCGACGGTACCGCGAAGGGCGGCGTGGTGTTTGCGCTGGCGAAGGAATTCGGCCTGCCGATCCGCTATGTGGGCCTGGGCGAAACCCTGGACGACCTGCGCGTCTTCGACGCCGCCGCGTTCGTGGACGGCCTGCTGCCGGAACGGTTCAGTGGCTGA
- a CDS encoding AsmA family protein: protein MTIRRSVRVVVAVLLLLAGTALLLVRHYANPEKVAKLLVDTAATHLRLTLAFDGLPRYAFWPALTLELDHPRLSVPGRPGNLLEARSIGVVLPWRSMVDSQLVIEKVVIDSPALALDPLDHWQSTAPSGGGLPDAQAFIHIRNGQVQRAGKPVIKGLDVEGEVDLHAIDRWWRSLPAPAADATPFPPVRGRVDIAEAVVGGVVLKGLHLEATPD, encoded by the coding sequence ATGACAATCCGCCGCAGTGTGCGCGTTGTCGTTGCGGTCCTGCTCCTCCTTGCGGGAACCGCGCTGCTGCTGGTCCGGCACTACGCCAATCCGGAAAAGGTCGCGAAACTGCTGGTGGACACGGCCGCCACGCACCTGCGCCTGACGCTCGCGTTCGACGGATTGCCGCGTTATGCATTCTGGCCCGCGCTGACCCTGGAACTGGACCATCCACGACTGTCCGTGCCTGGCCGGCCGGGCAACCTGCTGGAAGCACGATCGATCGGCGTCGTGCTGCCCTGGCGCAGCATGGTCGACTCGCAGCTGGTGATCGAGAAGGTTGTCATCGATTCACCGGCGCTGGCACTGGACCCCCTGGACCATTGGCAGTCCACCGCGCCCTCCGGCGGCGGGTTGCCGGATGCGCAGGCGTTTATCCACATTCGCAACGGCCAGGTGCAGCGCGCCGGCAAGCCGGTGATCAAAGGCCTGGATGTCGAAGGCGAGGTCGACCTGCACGCGATCGATCGCTGGTGGCGATCACTGCCCGCCCCCGCCGCAGATGCGACGCCGTTTCCGCCCGTTCGTGGCCGTGTCGACATCGCCGAGGCGGTCGTCGGCGGCGTCGTGCTCAAAGGGCTGCACCTGGAAGCCACTCCCGACTGA
- the mutY gene encoding A/G-specific adenine glycosylase: MRATHTLNPPAQLPIAPRLLNWFDQYGRHDLPWQSPRTPYRVWLSEIMLQQTQVATVIGYFTRFVTALPDLPSLAAAPTDTVLALWAGLGYYSRARNLQRAAQLCMERHGGELPRDAEALAALPGIGRSTAGAILAQAWGLPHAILDGNVKRVLARFHAVHGYPGTTETARVLWGHAESHLPARRLADYTQALMDLGATVCQRARPLCTTCPLAADCAAYRQGIVGQLPSRKPAKAVPTRQTCVLILRDETGRTLLHRRPATGVWAELWSLPETPSASQAASAARSLGVRTDGFEVLPSFTHVFSHYKLEIQPLLARATPANQAGEMPDLRWCDSQALTEVGLPAPIKRLLGDLTGTTQSLF; the protein is encoded by the coding sequence ATGCGCGCCACACACACCTTGAATCCGCCTGCTCAACTGCCTATTGCGCCACGCCTCCTGAACTGGTTCGACCAGTACGGCCGACACGACCTGCCCTGGCAATCGCCCCGCACGCCGTATCGTGTCTGGTTGTCCGAAATCATGCTGCAGCAGACGCAGGTGGCCACGGTGATCGGCTACTTCACGCGTTTCGTGACCGCACTGCCCGACCTGCCCTCGCTTGCCGCCGCGCCCACCGACACCGTGCTGGCTCTGTGGGCGGGCCTGGGTTACTACAGCCGCGCGCGTAATCTCCAGCGCGCTGCGCAACTGTGCATGGAGCGCCACGGTGGCGAACTGCCCCGGGATGCCGAGGCGCTGGCCGCGCTGCCGGGCATCGGACGTTCCACGGCGGGCGCGATCCTCGCCCAGGCCTGGGGCCTTCCACACGCCATTCTCGACGGCAACGTCAAGCGCGTGCTGGCGCGCTTCCACGCCGTGCATGGCTACCCGGGCACCACCGAAACTGCGCGCGTGCTGTGGGGCCATGCCGAGTCACACCTGCCTGCCCGGCGCCTTGCGGACTACACGCAGGCCCTGATGGATCTCGGCGCCACGGTGTGCCAGCGCGCGCGCCCGCTGTGCACCACCTGCCCGCTGGCTGCTGACTGCGCCGCGTACCGGCAAGGCATCGTGGGCCAGTTGCCCAGCCGCAAGCCGGCGAAGGCCGTGCCTACGCGACAAACCTGCGTGCTGATCCTTCGCGACGAAACCGGACGCACCCTGCTGCACCGGCGACCAGCGACAGGCGTGTGGGCGGAACTATGGAGCCTGCCGGAGACACCATCGGCGTCACAGGCGGCATCGGCCGCGCGCAGCCTCGGCGTCCGCACGGACGGCTTCGAAGTCCTGCCGTCGTTCACGCATGTTTTCAGCCATTACAAACTGGAGATCCAGCCACTGCTGGCGCGGGCGACGCCGGCAAACCAGGCCGGCGAGATGCCGGACCTGCGCTGGTGCGACAGTCAGGCCCTGACGGAGGTGGGGCTACCCGCTCCGATCAAGCGGCTGCTGGGCGACCTGACGGGCACGACACAGTCGCTGTTCTGA
- a CDS encoding DUF3108 domain-containing protein, giving the protein MTRAVLAAVTLAAFALGAHAAPPSAFMATYTVSRDGKTIGSTTMTLKAGTGDAWSLTTQTKGTAGLARLMGLEVMEESRFRWQGSAAQGVAYDYRQDAAIRKKKRRIDFDWSANEARVVDNDELFRYAIKPGTIDRHTVGVALALQLPSADGETILPVATKDHLEMQRFKREGEENLTVPAGRFQTTRIGRTDVQGKGRSWYAPEATLAPIKIEQKQGDGALIVMELASVTPAASQVAAAGGAE; this is encoded by the coding sequence ATGACCCGCGCCGTGCTTGCCGCCGTGACCCTTGCCGCCTTCGCGCTCGGCGCCCACGCGGCGCCACCGTCCGCATTCATGGCGACCTATACGGTCAGCCGCGACGGCAAGACCATCGGTTCGACCACCATGACCCTCAAGGCAGGCACGGGCGACGCCTGGTCGTTGACCACCCAGACCAAGGGAACGGCGGGACTGGCGCGCCTGATGGGCCTGGAAGTCATGGAGGAATCGCGTTTCCGCTGGCAGGGTTCCGCCGCGCAGGGCGTTGCCTATGACTACCGCCAGGACGCCGCGATCCGGAAGAAAAAACGCCGCATCGATTTCGACTGGAGCGCAAACGAAGCCCGCGTGGTCGATAACGACGAACTGTTTCGCTACGCGATCAAGCCGGGCACGATCGATCGCCACACGGTCGGTGTCGCGCTGGCCCTGCAGCTGCCGTCCGCCGATGGCGAAACGATCCTGCCGGTTGCGACGAAGGACCACCTGGAGATGCAGCGCTTCAAGCGCGAGGGCGAGGAAAACCTGACGGTTCCGGCAGGCCGCTTCCAGACCACGCGCATCGGCCGTACCGACGTGCAAGGCAAGGGCCGCTCCTGGTACGCGCCGGAAGCGACGTTGGCTCCGATCAAGATTGAACAGAAGCAGGGCGACGGCGCACTGATCGTGATGGAGCTGGCGTCAGTGACGCCAGCGGCCAGCCAGGTCGCCGCAGCGGGCGGAGCAGAGTAA
- the murA gene encoding UDP-N-acetylglucosamine 1-carboxyvinyltransferase, whose translation MAKIVISGGEPLNGDVWISGAKNAVLPILASTLLADEPVSIGNVPHLHDVTTTMELLGQMGVQLVLDERMKIHVDPRSTHNFSAPYDLVKTMRASILVLGPLLARYGEASVSLPGGCAIGSRPVDLHIKGLQALGADVSVENGYIRARAKRLKGARINMDIVTVTGTENIMMAAVLAQGTTIIENAAQEPEVVDLANCLNAMGAKVEGAGTATLVIEGVDRLHGTDYEVLPDRIETGTFLVAGAITGGRVLAKKARPKTLDAVLAKLEDAGAHINTGDDWIELDMRGNRPKAVNITTAPYPAFPTDMQAQFTALNCVAEGVGIITETVFENRFMHAHELQRLGADIRLEGNTAIIKGVSKMTGAPLMATDLRASACLVLAGLVAEGDTTVDRVYHIDRGYECIEEKFGALGAKIRRLPS comes from the coding sequence ATGGCTAAAATTGTAATTTCCGGCGGTGAGCCCCTGAATGGCGATGTGTGGATTTCCGGCGCCAAGAACGCCGTGCTGCCCATCCTGGCTTCCACCCTGCTCGCCGACGAACCTGTCAGCATCGGCAATGTGCCGCATCTGCACGACGTCACGACCACCATGGAACTGCTCGGCCAGATGGGCGTGCAACTGGTGCTCGACGAGCGGATGAAGATCCACGTCGATCCGCGCTCCACGCACAACTTCTCGGCGCCCTACGATCTGGTCAAGACGATGCGCGCGTCGATCCTGGTGCTCGGGCCGCTCCTGGCGCGTTACGGCGAGGCGAGCGTGTCGCTGCCGGGCGGCTGCGCGATCGGATCGCGACCGGTTGATCTCCATATCAAGGGACTGCAGGCGCTGGGCGCTGACGTCAGCGTCGAGAATGGCTATATCCGCGCCCGCGCCAAACGCCTGAAGGGCGCGCGCATCAACATGGATATCGTCACCGTCACCGGAACGGAAAACATCATGATGGCCGCCGTCCTCGCGCAGGGCACGACGATCATCGAGAACGCCGCGCAGGAACCGGAAGTCGTCGACCTGGCCAACTGTCTCAATGCGATGGGTGCGAAGGTCGAGGGGGCCGGCACTGCCACATTGGTGATCGAAGGCGTGGACCGTCTCCACGGTACCGATTACGAAGTGCTGCCCGACCGTATCGAAACCGGCACCTTCCTGGTTGCCGGCGCGATCACCGGTGGCCGCGTGCTGGCCAAGAAAGCGCGTCCGAAGACCCTGGACGCCGTGCTCGCCAAACTCGAAGATGCCGGCGCGCACATCAACACCGGCGACGACTGGATCGAGCTGGACATGCGCGGCAACCGCCCGAAGGCCGTCAACATCACTACGGCACCGTACCCGGCGTTTCCGACCGACATGCAGGCGCAGTTCACCGCGCTCAATTGCGTCGCCGAGGGCGTGGGAATCATCACCGAGACGGTGTTCGAGAACCGCTTCATGCACGCGCATGAACTGCAGCGCCTGGGCGCGGATATCCGCCTGGAAGGCAATACGGCCATCATCAAGGGCGTGAGCAAGATGACCGGCGCGCCGCTGATGGCGACCGACCTGCGGGCGTCCGCCTGCCTGGTGCTTGCCGGTCTTGTGGCCGAGGGCGATACGACGGTGGACCGCGTCTACCATATAGACCGTGGCTACGAATGCATCGAGGAAAAGTTCGGTGCGCTCGGCGCGAAGATTCGCCGCCTGCCCTCCTGA
- a CDS encoding BolA family protein codes for MDSQTIKTLIEQGLPGARADVSGADGVHFEAVVVASAFAGKLPLARHRMVYATLGDLMGGAIHALALKTQTPEEAAKSG; via the coding sequence ATGGACAGCCAGACCATCAAGACTTTGATCGAACAGGGATTGCCCGGCGCGCGCGCGGATGTCAGCGGCGCCGACGGGGTGCATTTCGAGGCCGTCGTGGTGGCATCGGCGTTTGCCGGCAAGCTGCCCCTGGCGCGGCACCGGATGGTCTATGCCACCCTGGGTGATCTCATGGGCGGCGCCATCCACGCCCTGGCCCTGAAGACGCAGACGCCGGAAGAAGCGGCGAAATCGGGCTGA
- a CDS encoding KpsF/GutQ family sugar-phosphate isomerase — MAGASAPQHPLDSASLFRSALQVVETEARAIAVLQSRIDDSFLKACQLMIDCPGRVVVTGMGKSGHIGRKIAATLASTGTPAFFVHPGEASHGDLGMITKKDVVLALSNSGETDELLTILPLLRRQHIPLIAMSGNDGSSMARLADVHLDVSVPAEACPLGLAPTASTTAALVMGDALAIALLEARGFTAEDFARSHPAGSLGRRLLLHISDIMHTGDQVPRVDSTATVAQALVEMSRKGLGMTAVVDEKDTLLGVFTDGDLRRALDDHAVDLRATALTSLMTTRAKTITPDKLAVEAARLMEEFTIHALLVVDHAGKLVGALNIHDLLRARVV, encoded by the coding sequence CTGGCCGGCGCCAGCGCACCCCAACACCCGCTCGACAGCGCCTCGCTGTTCCGCAGCGCCCTGCAGGTTGTCGAAACCGAGGCCCGCGCGATCGCGGTCCTGCAGAGCCGCATCGACGACAGCTTCCTGAAGGCCTGCCAGCTGATGATCGACTGCCCCGGCCGGGTGGTGGTCACTGGCATGGGAAAGTCCGGACATATCGGGCGGAAGATCGCGGCCACGCTCGCGTCGACGGGTACGCCGGCGTTTTTCGTCCATCCGGGCGAAGCCAGCCACGGCGACCTGGGCATGATCACGAAGAAGGACGTCGTCCTGGCCCTGTCGAACTCGGGCGAGACGGATGAGCTCCTGACCATCCTGCCGCTGCTGCGCCGCCAGCACATTCCGCTGATCGCCATGAGCGGCAACGACGGTTCCTCGATGGCGCGCCTGGCGGACGTCCACCTGGACGTGAGCGTGCCGGCCGAAGCCTGCCCCCTGGGCCTGGCGCCGACGGCCAGCACGACAGCCGCCCTGGTGATGGGCGACGCCCTCGCCATCGCATTGCTGGAAGCCCGCGGATTCACCGCCGAAGACTTCGCCCGGTCGCATCCGGCCGGCTCGCTCGGCCGCCGCCTGCTGCTGCACATCAGCGACATCATGCACACCGGCGATCAGGTTCCCCGCGTCGATTCCACCGCCACGGTGGCACAGGCACTGGTGGAAATGTCGCGCAAAGGCCTGGGAATGACGGCTGTCGTGGACGAGAAGGACACCCTCCTGGGCGTCTTCACCGACGGCGACCTGCGCCGCGCCCTGGATGACCACGCCGTCGATCTGCGCGCCACCGCGCTGACCAGTCTGATGACCACGCGCGCCAAGACCATCACGCCGGACAAACTCGCCGTCGAGGCCGCGCGGTTGATGGAGGAATTCACCATCCATGCGCTGCTGGTGGTCGACCATGCGGGCAAGCTGGTCGGCGCGCTCAATATTCATGATCTGTTGCGGGCCCGGGTGGTTTAA
- a CDS encoding KdsC family phosphatase produces MPSITPPDLPPPVAERAARIRLAVFDVDGVLTDGKLWYAEDQRELKAFHVHDGLGLKRLLANGIEVAVITARMSHLVTERMAELGVAHVYQGQKDKLACLGQLLEALHLDAVQVCYTGDDLPDLRVMRACGLAIAPANAHPWITAHAHFQTRLAGGNGAVREVCDLLLGAQGRAEAELAHWS; encoded by the coding sequence ATGCCCTCGATCACGCCCCCTGACCTGCCGCCGCCTGTCGCCGAACGCGCCGCCCGCATCCGCCTGGCCGTGTTCGACGTCGACGGCGTGCTGACCGACGGCAAGCTCTGGTACGCCGAGGACCAGCGCGAACTGAAGGCTTTCCACGTGCATGACGGGCTCGGTCTCAAGCGGCTGCTGGCCAATGGCATTGAAGTGGCCGTCATCACGGCGCGCATGAGCCACCTTGTCACCGAGCGCATGGCGGAACTGGGCGTAGCCCACGTCTACCAGGGACAGAAGGACAAACTGGCCTGCCTGGGCCAGCTGCTCGAAGCGCTGCACCTGGATGCGGTCCAGGTCTGCTATACCGGCGACGACCTGCCCGATCTTCGCGTCATGCGGGCCTGCGGACTGGCTATTGCGCCGGCCAATGCGCATCCGTGGATTACCGCCCACGCCCACTTCCAGACGCGTCTAGCCGGTGGCAATGGCGCGGTGCGTGAAGTGTGCGACCTGCTCCTGGGGGCGCAGGGCCGGGCCGAGGCGGAGCTGGCGCATTGGTCGTGA
- the lptC gene encoding LPS export ABC transporter periplasmic protein LptC, with amino-acid sequence MDRRRLVTIGAVILGAIATQLLVWLIRPVDEPPPFVGPPRSDYTLADFELNALDEQGRLAFTVTAPTLARRNDDGSLWVETPQFRLSGKDGDNWKGRSQTAWVTKDGTRMLLGGEVEMHRDTTDVARYARLETRDVTAYPKDRKLETQAPATITQPGSILRGTGMKADLETHQLELLADVHASFARPRKP; translated from the coding sequence ATGGATCGCCGTCGTCTCGTTACGATCGGCGCCGTGATCCTGGGCGCCATCGCCACCCAGCTGCTGGTGTGGCTGATCCGTCCCGTCGACGAGCCGCCGCCCTTTGTCGGCCCTCCGCGTTCGGACTACACCCTCGCCGATTTCGAGCTCAACGCCCTCGACGAACAAGGACGCCTCGCCTTCACCGTCACCGCGCCCACGCTGGCGCGGCGTAACGACGATGGCTCGCTTTGGGTGGAGACGCCTCAGTTCCGGTTGTCCGGCAAGGATGGCGACAACTGGAAAGGCCGTTCGCAGACCGCCTGGGTGACGAAGGATGGCACGCGCATGCTGCTGGGCGGCGAGGTGGAGATGCACCGCGACACCACCGACGTCGCGCGCTACGCGCGCCTGGAGACACGCGACGTCACGGCCTATCCGAAGGATCGCAAGCTGGAAACCCAGGCGCCCGCCACGATCACCCAGCCCGGATCTATACTCCGCGGGACCGGCATGAAAGCCGACCTCGAAACGCATCAACTGGAGCTGCTCGCCGATGTACATGCCTCGTTCGCGCGCCCGCGCAAGCCTTAG